GACATCCTTGCGGCACAATTGCATTTGTATGCTACAAAATCAACGGGTTATAAAATCGCGCCTATGGTGGAAACGCTTGGCGCTGCAAATAACAATGATTTCAAGACTTATGTCACCAGCGCTTTTGAGCTGAGCATGTTCTCTTCGCCTGAAAGGATGAAAGCGTTCCTTGAAGTGCCAAATGCGGCGATGGTTACTGGCGATCCGCTTTATACCTTGTCCAATGATTTATTGACACACCTTGCGGCAAAATCGGATGATATCGCCAAGGCACAGAATGATTACGGTGCAGCATTCCGAAACCTGGTTGACGGATTACGGGTTTCCAAAATGGCTCCGATCAAATATCCGGATGCGAACTCTACTTTGAGGCTGACTTACGGAAAAGTACGCGCGCTTCCTGCGGACAAACGCAATGATGCGAAAATCAACAATTATACCACAATGGAAGGTATGATCAAGAAGTATAAGGCTGGTGACGAAGAGTTTGACCTTCCGGCACGGCTTATGGAACTGAACAAGAAGAAAGACTACGGTCAGTATGCTGACAAAGCAGGCTATATGCCGATAAACTTCCTGACGGACAACGATATTACAGGTGGTAACTCAGGTTCACCGGTATTGAACGGTAAAGGTGAACTTATCGGGATAGCGTTCGATGGAAACATCGAGGCCATGGCCGGCGATGTGATCTTCGACCCGAAACTGCAAAGGACCATCAACGTGGATATCCGTTATGTGCTTTGGATCATCGACAAATATGCCGGTGCAAAACATATTGTAGATGAGATGACGATTGTGAAATAACAACAGGCAACAGTCAAAATATAAACCGCTTCAGTAATGGGGCGGTTTTTTTATTTGCTCCAAATTGAGCGCGAAACGCAGTGTTGTATATTAGAAATATTGTTTTGTATATTAAAAGTACACGATTATGCATTAGAAGTACACGGTTGTACATTAGAAGTGCAGGGTTGTACATTAGAAGTACAGCACTGTCCATTAGAAGTATACCGTTATCCATTAGAAGTACACGGTTGTATATTAGAAGTACATGGTTGTATATTAGAAGTACATTTTGCGCTATAAAACATGAAATCCACGAGCCGGCAATCGTAGACCATGTCAGGATAATAAAAAAAACCGCCCAATACCATGGGCGGTTTTTTTATTTGTTAAGTTAAGCGGCAGGCCGCTAAAATTATTCCTTCACAATCTTTACGGTCTTAACCCTATTTCCTGCACCGACCTTCATCAAGTAAGTCCCTGCAGCAAGAGAAGAAAGGTTGATTTGTGCCTGAGGTGTGTTTGGCGACGCATTTAAGACGCGTTGGCCGATTAAATTGTAAACCTCCAGCGAGTAGATGCTTTGTGGTGCATTTACGCTTAAAATGTCTTTAACCGGGTTTGGCGCAACGGAGAATTTACTGCCTGTCCACTCAGGAGTGCCCAGGGCAATTTGTGTAACGGTTACGGCAAGCCTTTCGGCAGCCATCCTGTTCTCTGTATTCGGACAGCCATTCTCGTTTTCTGACTCTGCGTAGTAAGTCGTGCCATCAACAAGTGGCGTGGTTGCAGGCAGCTCATTTCCTGCTTGCGGAGCATCCCACCAGCTTACGTTCTCGCCATCGACTTCAAGGTCCTCCAGGGTATCTCCTGCTTCAAAATCCTGCTCGGTATCGCCTTCGGGAGTTACGGTGAAAGGTTCGATTTCCAGGGTGAAAGACTTAACTACGGCACAGCCCGGACCGGTAATATCTGAAATCCTTACGTATATCTCTTCGCCGTCAGTGCCCATATAGGATGCCAGCGCACTGTTGCTGATATTACTGTTGTTCCAATCCAGGGCGTCCTGATAGGAGTTATAGTAATTTACTTCATAGTTCATAGGGTCAACAGCTCCCAATATTATAGCAGTATTCGAGCTAAGGTCAAATATCGCCGTTTCTACATCAGTACATATTGACAAATCCACAGGCTCCGCGAGGGCTTCCAATACGACACTGTCGTCTTGAATCGAACTCGTAGCGGTTACACTTCCGGCGATACCGGCGCAATCCGTATAGGTTATGGTAACATCGTAGGTGCCCGGAACATCTTCACATACCGTAAGCGAATTTTCGATTGCACTGTCAATTACTACCCCATTTTTGCTCCATTGGAATGCCGTAGCGCTCAGGTCGTTTCCATTAGGGAGAAATCTCCATGCCTCATTTGTGATACTCCACGCGCCAGTGTTTCTGTTTGTTGGGACTGATGCCAATGTACCCTCAGCATTCTGTATGCCGATAAGGCCATTTCCCTGGTTCCAATTATCGCAACTGACGCGGCTTTTAACATATACATCAATGATGTTCGAAGATTCATGCAGGACGATCTGGCTGGTCTGCAGGTTTGCGATACCACAACTATATTGGGGTAACTTATTGAAATTCACTACCAGGTAACGGTTTGGTGCTGTGCCTCCCGTATAATAATTTACGTTTTGCGTATTGGTATCGATCGTATAACTACCGTTAATACCGTCGCCCGAAGGAAGGATATAAGTGTCCTGGTACACACCGTAAATCGCATTCCGGATTGGGAAGGCCGCATCGGGAATGGCCGTGTTAAACTGCCATGGGCAGAAATTGCCCGTAGCAGGCGCATTGAAGCTGATGACACCATTGGTTCCGATGTATACCGAAGAATAGGTATTGCCGTAAAAGCAGAAATTAAATCCCAATGGGAATGCCGGCCCGAATACATCATCGTCCACTGGCGGAATGACGGTCCCGCCATCATATGGGTATAGGTTTTGATAAGTGATCTGATTTACATCATATCCGGTCGTTTCCTTAATATTTTCCAGGGATGCCGTCAGCGTGATACAGGCCTCAGGGTCGCACACACCGTAAGGGGAATCGACATTTGCGTGTACCAAAGGCGCGTCCTGGGAAAATGCTTTGGCGCTTATTGCCACCAGGGCAATAGACAATAGGTATTTTTTCATCATGGTTTTATTTTTGGCAAATATATAAATAACAGCCTGACTGTTAACGTTACGGGATATTATTTCTCGTGCGCTATTTTTGCCCCGGACGGTTTCCGTTAGGTATATTGCGGCTGTATTTTAAGTTTTTTTTCTGTTTAAAAATGCTACCTTTGCGCCATATCCGGCTAGTGCAATGACAAAGAAGCTTTTCGTTTTTTTAAT
This genomic stretch from Flavobacterium pallidum harbors:
- a CDS encoding T9SS type A sorting domain-containing protein, with protein sequence MMKKYLLSIALVAISAKAFSQDAPLVHANVDSPYGVCDPEACITLTASLENIKETTGYDVNQITYQNLYPYDGGTVIPPVDDDVFGPAFPLGFNFCFYGNTYSSVYIGTNGVISFNAPATGNFCPWQFNTAIPDAAFPIRNAIYGVYQDTYILPSGDGINGSYTIDTNTQNVNYYTGGTAPNRYLVVNFNKLPQYSCGIANLQTSQIVLHESSNIIDVYVKSRVSCDNWNQGNGLIGIQNAEGTLASVPTNRNTGAWSITNEAWRFLPNGNDLSATAFQWSKNGVVIDSAIENSLTVCEDVPGTYDVTITYTDCAGIAGSVTATSSIQDDSVVLEALAEPVDLSICTDVETAIFDLSSNTAIILGAVDPMNYEVNYYNSYQDALDWNNSNISNSALASYMGTDGEEIYVRISDITGPGCAVVKSFTLEIEPFTVTPEGDTEQDFEAGDTLEDLEVDGENVSWWDAPQAGNELPATTPLVDGTTYYAESENENGCPNTENRMAAERLAVTVTQIALGTPEWTGSKFSVAPNPVKDILSVNAPQSIYSLEVYNLIGQRVLNASPNTPQAQINLSSLAAGTYLMKVGAGNRVKTVKIVKE